The Pseudomonas extremaustralis genome contains a region encoding:
- a CDS encoding FMN-binding glutamate synthase family protein: MSLSLLSRYAVFAVCVIFTLASLPFIEHEWLWPITLVTGILSLLGLFDLLQSRHAIRRNYPILGNIRYLVEGIRPEIRQYLLESDSDALPFSRAQRSLVYSRAKNQTSEQPFGTLIDVYQSGFEFIGHSMRPAPLSDPNSFRVMVGGPQCKRPYSASVFNISAMSFGSLSANAIRALNQGAKLGNFAHDTGEGSISPYHRENGGDLTWELGSGYFGCRTRDGRFDPERFAEQAQNPQVRMIEIKMSQGAKPGHGGILPKHKVTQEIAETRGIQMGEDCISPSRHSAFSTPIELMHFIAQLRELSGGKPVGFKFCLGHPWEFMGIAKAMLETGILPDFIVVDGKEGGTGAAPVEFTDHIGVPLREGLLFVHNTLVGLNLRDKIKLGASGKIVSAFDIASVLAIGADWANSARGFMFAIGCIQSQSCHTNKCPTGVATQDPLRQRALVVPDKAERVFNFHRNTLKALAEMLAAAGLEHPSQLSAKHLVRRMSATEIKLFSQLHVFLKPGELLTGEVNGEFYSRMWQMARADSFEAREVEAA; this comes from the coding sequence ATGAGCCTGTCCTTGCTAAGCCGTTATGCGGTGTTTGCCGTGTGCGTCATTTTCACCCTCGCCAGCTTGCCCTTCATCGAACACGAATGGTTATGGCCCATCACCCTGGTCACCGGCATCCTCAGCCTGCTCGGCCTCTTCGACCTGCTGCAAAGCCGCCACGCGATACGCCGCAACTACCCGATCCTGGGCAATATCCGTTACCTGGTGGAAGGCATCCGCCCGGAAATCCGCCAGTACCTGCTGGAGTCCGACAGCGACGCCCTGCCCTTCTCCCGAGCCCAGCGCTCGCTGGTGTATTCGCGCGCCAAGAACCAAACCTCCGAGCAACCCTTCGGCACCCTGATCGACGTGTACCAGTCGGGCTTCGAGTTCATCGGCCACTCCATGCGCCCCGCGCCGCTGAGCGACCCGAACTCGTTTCGCGTGATGGTCGGCGGCCCGCAATGCAAGCGGCCGTACTCGGCCTCGGTATTCAATATCTCGGCCATGAGCTTCGGCTCCCTGAGCGCCAACGCGATTCGCGCCCTCAACCAGGGCGCCAAGCTGGGCAACTTCGCCCATGACACCGGCGAAGGCAGCATCAGCCCCTACCACCGCGAAAACGGCGGCGACCTGACCTGGGAGCTGGGCAGCGGCTATTTCGGCTGCCGCACCCGCGACGGCCGTTTCGACCCGGAACGCTTCGCCGAGCAGGCGCAGAACCCGCAGGTGCGCATGATCGAAATCAAGATGAGCCAGGGCGCCAAGCCGGGCCATGGCGGCATCCTGCCCAAGCACAAGGTCACTCAGGAAATCGCCGAGACCCGCGGCATTCAGATGGGCGAAGACTGCATCTCGCCGTCGCGCCACAGTGCGTTTTCCACCCCCATCGAACTGATGCACTTCATTGCCCAGTTGCGCGAACTGTCCGGCGGTAAGCCCGTGGGTTTCAAGTTCTGCCTGGGCCATCCGTGGGAATTCATGGGCATTGCCAAGGCCATGCTCGAAACCGGCATCCTCCCGGACTTTATCGTGGTCGACGGCAAGGAAGGCGGCACCGGCGCGGCGCCCGTGGAGTTCACCGACCACATCGGCGTGCCACTGCGTGAAGGCCTGCTGTTCGTGCACAACACCCTGGTGGGCCTGAACCTGCGCGACAAGATCAAGCTCGGCGCCAGCGGCAAGATCGTCAGCGCCTTCGACATCGCCAGCGTCCTCGCCATCGGCGCCGACTGGGCCAACTCGGCGCGCGGCTTCATGTTCGCCATCGGCTGCATCCAGTCGCAAAGTTGCCACACCAACAAATGCCCGACCGGCGTCGCCACCCAGGACCCGCTGCGCCAACGCGCCCTGGTGGTACCGGACAAGGCCGAGCGCGTGTTCAACTTCCACCGCAACACCCTCAAGGCCCTGGCCGAAATGCTCGCGGCAGCGGGCCTGGAGCATCCGTCGCAACTGTCGGCCAAGCACTTGGTGCGGCGCATGTCGGCGACCGAGATCAAGCTGTTCTCGCAGTTGCACGTGTTCCTCAAGCCCGGGGAACTGCTGACCGGGGAAGTGAACGGCGAGTTTTATTCGCGCATGTGGCAGATGGCGCGGGCGGATAGTTTTGAGGCGCGTGAGGTGGAGGCGGCTTGA
- a CDS encoding cytochrome-c peroxidase, with protein sequence MSRHPSRSPRLSLRGLGLAVALGLGAAQPALAAPLDEPLTPLPPVPRLDPATVELGRQLFNEKRLSVNGSLSCASCHRLATGGADDKPFSLGFDGQPVKLNTPTVFNASLNFKQFWNGRVDTLEAQIEQVVISPAEMGSDWKTVVANLTAIPQYQAAFAQVYPDGVTAANVQNALATYERTLLTPNSRFDQYLQGNTDILTLEEKYGYQRFKEYGCIACHQGLNIGGNMFQKFGVMDDYFKGRPPTETDLGRYLVTHDEEDRNVFKVPSLRNVAVTAPYFHDASAKTLEDAVDVMFRFQLGRVPSAEDKDQIIKFLKTLTGQWAGKPL encoded by the coding sequence TTGAGCCGCCACCCTTCACGCTCCCCGCGTCTGTCTCTCCGGGGACTCGGCCTTGCCGTCGCCCTCGGGCTTGGCGCCGCGCAGCCGGCGCTGGCCGCGCCGCTGGATGAACCGCTCACACCGTTGCCGCCGGTACCCCGGCTGGATCCGGCAACGGTGGAACTGGGTCGCCAGTTGTTCAACGAGAAACGCCTGTCGGTCAATGGCAGCCTGTCCTGCGCCAGTTGCCACCGACTGGCAACCGGCGGGGCCGACGACAAGCCGTTTTCCCTGGGTTTTGACGGCCAGCCGGTCAAGCTCAATACGCCCACGGTGTTCAACGCCAGCCTGAATTTCAAACAGTTCTGGAACGGTCGCGTGGACACCCTCGAGGCCCAGATCGAACAGGTGGTCATCAGCCCGGCGGAAATGGGCAGCGACTGGAAAACCGTGGTCGCCAACCTCACGGCCATCCCCCAGTACCAGGCCGCATTCGCCCAGGTGTACCCCGACGGCGTGACGGCGGCCAATGTGCAAAATGCCCTGGCGACCTACGAACGCACCTTGCTGACGCCCAACTCGCGTTTCGACCAATACCTGCAAGGCAACACCGACATCCTCACCCTCGAGGAAAAATACGGCTACCAACGCTTCAAGGAATATGGCTGCATTGCCTGCCATCAAGGCCTGAATATCGGCGGCAACATGTTCCAGAAATTCGGCGTGATGGATGACTATTTCAAAGGCCGTCCCCCCACCGAGACCGACCTGGGCCGCTACCTGGTGACCCACGACGAAGAAGACCGTAACGTGTTCAAGGTGCCCAGCCTGCGCAACGTCGCCGTCACCGCGCCGTATTTTCACGACGCCTCGGCCAAGACCCTGGAAGATGCCGTGGATGTGATGTTCAGATTCCAGCTCGGCCGGGTTCCCTCAGCGGAAGACAAGGACCAGATCATCAAATTTCTCAAGACCCTGACCGGCCAATGGGCGGGCAAACCTTTATGA
- a CDS encoding glucosyltransferase domain-containing protein, with the protein MWADRVLTKKEVFYFFLVASMFYVFPIIHADFRYIDDNWRSLLLDYDQWRDQGRMLLEYTLTGLSLVPAKVNMFPLPLFVSIGVMAAAMASVTMYFFSGPSLFTCLVFLPLLCNPFFLGNLTYQYDGPGMVLAVSAAVFAITNNAKSAAVRCLVSAILIAVVLALYQLTVSVFVGLCVVEFVWNVRNKKPINDVLSVVVTRAGQLMAGCLIYFFSAFQLASDERGRLLPLNMDWWEGVSTKLLLTMNKVMLLFNPALWVVASILLVTAGFSYLMWMRHFKEMKGGTLGRAVVVGLYLLAVPILVLCVPGAMLFVAEKSLDARNYIGFSVVLVFLFLLSYELFSIVRKGMAWFLVVPTMMMFSLSYTYGQVLIAKKELEVAMATYIAYDLISRSELNTKRVFYYMSHGISNNWIPSAHGAMTHMPVQRYILSGSNAMLFPEFFPRLGVTNVVNGYFKGFQSEITALKKEVCEPVVDNPFYSICVVGDSGFIAIKNRADSEDYTERFKP; encoded by the coding sequence ATGTGGGCCGATAGGGTATTGACTAAAAAGGAAGTCTTTTACTTTTTTTTAGTTGCTTCGATGTTTTATGTGTTTCCTATTATTCATGCTGACTTCAGGTATATCGACGACAACTGGCGCTCGCTGTTGTTGGATTATGATCAGTGGCGCGATCAGGGACGGATGCTGCTGGAGTATACGCTGACGGGACTTTCGTTAGTTCCGGCCAAGGTTAATATGTTTCCTTTGCCCTTGTTTGTTTCCATAGGGGTAATGGCGGCGGCAATGGCCAGTGTGACGATGTACTTTTTTTCTGGTCCATCCCTGTTCACCTGTCTGGTGTTTTTACCCCTGTTATGTAATCCATTTTTCCTCGGCAATCTGACGTATCAATATGACGGGCCAGGGATGGTTCTGGCAGTGTCGGCCGCCGTCTTTGCGATCACGAATAATGCGAAATCTGCGGCGGTGCGCTGTTTGGTCTCGGCGATATTGATTGCGGTTGTCTTGGCGCTTTATCAGTTGACGGTAAGCGTATTTGTGGGGCTCTGCGTGGTTGAGTTTGTATGGAATGTCAGGAATAAGAAGCCCATCAACGACGTGTTGTCGGTGGTCGTTACCAGGGCCGGACAGTTGATGGCGGGATGCTTGATTTATTTTTTTAGTGCCTTCCAGTTAGCGAGCGATGAGCGCGGACGATTGCTGCCCCTGAACATGGATTGGTGGGAAGGTGTCTCCACCAAATTGTTATTGACGATGAACAAAGTGATGTTGTTGTTCAACCCTGCGCTGTGGGTGGTCGCGAGTATATTGTTGGTAACCGCAGGTTTTAGCTATTTGATGTGGATGAGGCATTTTAAGGAGATGAAGGGAGGCACGCTGGGCAGAGCCGTGGTCGTCGGCCTTTATCTTTTGGCTGTTCCAATACTGGTGCTCTGTGTTCCTGGTGCCATGTTGTTCGTGGCGGAGAAGAGTTTGGATGCAAGAAATTATATTGGGTTCTCGGTGGTGTTGGTGTTTCTATTCTTGTTGAGCTATGAGCTGTTTTCGATAGTGAGGAAGGGGATGGCCTGGTTTTTAGTCGTGCCCACGATGATGATGTTTTCGTTGTCCTACACCTATGGTCAGGTGCTGATTGCCAAGAAAGAACTTGAAGTTGCGATGGCTACTTATATTGCCTATGACTTGATTTCGCGAAGCGAGCTTAATACGAAAAGGGTGTTTTATTATATGTCCCATGGTATTTCCAATAATTGGATTCCCAGTGCCCACGGTGCGATGACTCACATGCCGGTGCAGCGTTATATTTTAAGCGGTTCAAATGCGATGTTGTTTCCGGAATTTTTTCCAAGGTTGGGTGTTACGAATGTGGTTAATGGCTATTTTAAAGGGTTTCAGAGTGAGATAACTGCGCTGAAAAAAGAGGTGTGCGAACCTGTGGTGGATAATCCGTTTTATTCGATCTGTGTGGTCGGTGACAGTGGCTTTATCGCGATCAAAAATAGAGCCGACTCTGAAGATTACACTGAGCGATTCAAACCATAG
- a CDS encoding ATP-binding protein encodes MNQPPNRRILLIDDTPSIHEDFRKILKPPMEQNQALDEMEAALFGTREKSQSPLFDLDSAYGGQEGLKLLETAMAEQRPYALAFVDMRMPQGWDGAQTIEELWKVDPNLQVVVCTAYSDYSWEELLFRLHAHDRLLILKKPFDNIEVQQMANTLTAKWDMARRASLQTSHLELLVEQRTQALTHASQALQLEIDERKQLESQLVQSEKLASLGQLAAGVAHEINNPVGFISSNLGTLDGYFKQLQQMLDAYREAEAAIDDGQLEALRQRLDLDFLREDIPTLIRESKEGIGRVAQIVKDLKDFSRVDNDQTWQWASLQQGIDSTLNIVASELKYKADVIKHYTPLPDIECLASQLNQVVMNLVINAAQAIGPQRGTITISNGVEGENVWLEIADNGCGIAPETLQKIFDPFFTTKPVGEGTGLGLSLSYGIVKKHGGEISVSSELGKGTTFRVVLPIRQTLSEADMT; translated from the coding sequence ATGAACCAACCACCGAACCGGCGCATTCTGCTGATCGATGACACCCCTTCGATCCATGAGGACTTTCGCAAGATCCTCAAGCCGCCCATGGAACAGAACCAGGCCCTGGACGAAATGGAAGCCGCGCTGTTCGGCACCCGCGAAAAATCCCAGAGCCCGCTGTTCGATCTGGACTCGGCCTATGGCGGCCAGGAAGGTCTGAAGCTGCTTGAGACCGCCATGGCCGAGCAACGGCCCTATGCCCTGGCCTTTGTCGACATGCGCATGCCCCAGGGCTGGGACGGTGCGCAAACCATCGAAGAACTGTGGAAGGTCGACCCGAACCTGCAGGTCGTGGTGTGTACGGCGTACTCGGATTATTCCTGGGAAGAGCTGCTGTTTCGCCTGCACGCCCATGACCGCCTGCTGATCCTGAAAAAGCCGTTCGACAACATCGAAGTCCAGCAAATGGCCAACACCCTGACCGCCAAGTGGGACATGGCCCGGCGTGCCTCGTTGCAAACCAGCCACCTGGAGCTGTTGGTAGAACAGCGCACCCAAGCGCTGACCCACGCCAGCCAGGCCCTGCAATTGGAAATCGACGAGCGCAAACAGCTGGAAAGCCAACTGGTGCAATCGGAAAAACTCGCGTCCCTGGGGCAACTGGCCGCGGGCGTGGCGCACGAGATCAACAACCCGGTGGGGTTCATTTCCTCCAACCTCGGCACCCTCGACGGTTATTTCAAACAGCTGCAACAGATGCTCGACGCCTACCGCGAAGCCGAAGCCGCGATCGACGACGGCCAGCTCGAAGCCCTGCGCCAACGCCTGGACCTGGACTTTCTCAGGGAAGATATTCCGACGCTGATTCGCGAATCCAAGGAAGGCATTGGCCGTGTGGCGCAAATCGTCAAAGACTTGAAAGACTTTTCCCGGGTGGACAACGACCAGACCTGGCAGTGGGCCAGCCTGCAACAAGGCATCGACTCGACCCTCAACATCGTCGCCAGCGAGCTCAAGTACAAAGCCGACGTGATCAAGCACTACACGCCCTTGCCGGACATCGAATGCCTGGCCTCGCAACTCAACCAGGTGGTGATGAACCTGGTGATCAACGCCGCGCAAGCCATCGGCCCGCAACGCGGCACCATCACCATCAGCAACGGCGTGGAAGGCGAAAACGTCTGGCTGGAAATCGCCGACAACGGCTGCGGGATTGCCCCGGAGACCTTGCAGAAAATCTTCGATCCGTTCTTCACCACCAAGCCGGTGGGCGAAGGCACGGGGCTGGGGCTGTCACTTTCGTATGGCATCGTCAAGAAACACGGGGGCGAAATCTCCGTCAGCAGCGAACTGGGCAAAGGCACCACGTTCCGGGTGGTGTTGCCTATTCGCCAGACTCTCAGTGAAGCTGATATGACTTAG
- a CDS encoding putative bifunctional diguanylate cyclase/phosphodiesterase has translation MNPRSGRANRRILIVDDTTSIHEDYRKILCADATGSQSLDSIEETLFGTAPSVRQTFVLDSAYQGQEALALVKKALADNAPYALVFIDMRMPPGWDGLETIEQLWNVDPNLQIALCTAYSDYSFEAIEARIQYSDQLLILKKPFDNLEIRQMACALTWKWQLAQDAALKLMGLERTVEERVQELLKVSHLLQYDVLTELPNSTLLGDRLTQAIAVCRRHDTQLAVMFIGLDRFKRINNALGYPVGDEMLKQVSQSLVATVRESDSVFRYGSDEFVLILNDIKHPQQTQYIAEKLLAAISVTRYVAGHDLSVTASLGISIYPNDSFNTVALIKNAETAMHNSKARGPNDFSFFINEMNLRAQAQQSLESAIRQGLQRDEFILHYQPKLDLTSGRIVGAEALIRWHQPERGWIQPVDFIPVAEDSGLIVPLSQWVLRQACKQVQAWRAAGLPEMRISVNISAIDFRQRNFVANLTAILEHTGLAPGLLELEITESMLMQNVEDTFVTLRGIKDLGVRLSIDDFGTGYSSLSYLRRFPVDVLKIDQSFVRGLGENSQDARLISAIISLGKSLDLNIIAEGVETLEQLEFLQAHHCEEGQGFLFSKAVSADDFAQLIQAGHPSLMPGRSL, from the coding sequence GCGCCAGACCTTTGTGCTGGACTCTGCCTATCAGGGCCAGGAAGCCCTCGCCCTGGTGAAAAAAGCCCTGGCCGACAACGCGCCCTATGCCCTGGTGTTCATCGACATGCGCATGCCGCCGGGCTGGGATGGCCTGGAAACCATCGAACAGTTGTGGAACGTCGACCCGAACCTGCAGATCGCCCTGTGCACGGCCTATTCGGACTATTCCTTCGAAGCCATCGAAGCGCGCATCCAATACAGCGATCAGTTGCTGATCCTGAAAAAGCCGTTCGACAACCTGGAAATCCGCCAGATGGCCTGCGCGCTGACCTGGAAATGGCAGTTGGCCCAGGACGCGGCGCTCAAATTGATGGGGCTGGAGCGCACGGTTGAAGAACGCGTGCAGGAACTGCTCAAGGTCTCGCACCTGCTGCAATACGATGTCCTGACCGAATTGCCCAACAGCACCCTGCTGGGCGACCGGCTGACCCAGGCCATCGCCGTTTGCAGGCGCCATGACACCCAATTGGCCGTGATGTTTATCGGCCTGGATCGCTTCAAGCGCATCAACAATGCCCTGGGCTACCCGGTCGGCGATGAAATGCTCAAGCAAGTCAGCCAAAGCCTGGTGGCCACGGTGCGTGAGTCGGATTCGGTGTTTCGCTATGGTTCCGACGAGTTCGTGCTGATCCTCAACGACATCAAGCATCCCCAGCAAACCCAGTACATTGCCGAAAAACTGCTGGCTGCCATCAGCGTGACACGCTACGTGGCCGGGCATGACTTGAGCGTCACCGCCAGCCTGGGCATCAGTATTTACCCCAACGACAGTTTCAACACGGTGGCGCTGATCAAGAACGCCGAAACCGCCATGCACAACAGCAAGGCCCGTGGCCCCAACGATTTCAGTTTCTTCATCAACGAGATGAACCTGCGCGCCCAGGCCCAGCAGAGCCTGGAAAGCGCGATCCGGCAGGGCTTGCAGCGCGATGAGTTTATTTTGCATTACCAGCCGAAACTGGATTTGACCAGCGGGCGGATCGTCGGCGCCGAAGCCCTGATCCGCTGGCATCAGCCCGAGCGCGGTTGGATCCAGCCGGTCGACTTCATTCCGGTGGCCGAAGACAGCGGCCTGATCGTGCCCTTGAGCCAATGGGTGTTGCGCCAGGCCTGCAAGCAAGTACAAGCCTGGCGTGCCGCCGGCCTGCCAGAGATGCGTATCTCGGTGAATATTTCGGCGATTGATTTTCGCCAGCGCAACTTTGTCGCCAACCTGACCGCGATTCTGGAGCACACCGGCCTGGCGCCCGGCTTACTCGAACTGGAGATCACCGAGAGCATGCTGATGCAAAACGTCGAGGACACGTTCGTCACCCTGCGCGGCATCAAGGACCTGGGCGTGCGGCTGTCCATCGACGATTTCGGCACCGGTTATTCCAGCCTCAGTTACTTGCGAAGGTTTCCCGTCGATGTGCTGAAGATCGATCAATCGTTCGTGCGCGGCTTGGGCGAAAACAGCCAGGATGCGCGATTGATCAGTGCCATCATCAGCCTGGGCAAGAGCCTGGACTTGAACATCATTGCCGAAGGCGTCGAAACCCTTGAGCAGTTGGAATTCCTCCAAGCCCACCACTGTGAAGAAGGTCAGGGTTTCCTGTTCAGCAAAGCCGTGTCTGCCGATGACTTCGCCCAATTGATCCAGGCCGGGCACCCCAGCCTGATGCCCGGCCGATCACTGTGA
- a CDS encoding DAHL domain-containing protein produces the protein MRLSRHNVVQLLLGTVTLLLASVLVFLYIKSTADQTSRYTESRDLIRQMQQLNAQWDSEVLKARIALTHNYDPLVTPLTEITRLWEQLRQHESYHAPKDQPIWQARLDAGEAAIQDKARLIDQFKSHNAVLRNSLAFLPTAEDDIQAEFSRLDDEQRLSLQSVATDTYDLLLSSMEFAQVASDERAAEILLGLNLLAVNKDRLPADFHLPVDILSNHIALILREQPLVNALLERIATVPVAERLDDLTTHLNEDQQTSDLVDQKYHNYLLVFSTLLVALLLYLAIRLLRSFAEINRVNRALHSANASLEQRVEERTRQLKNAQSELLDSARQAGMAEIATNVLHNVGNVLNSVNISADLVARKLRTSKAQGLGKAMQLINAHPDDLGTYLREDEKGKLLPDYLNQLVEAIAVEQQGLTDELAQLSKSVDHIKDIVSTQQSYAGVSSVLEPVQISALMEDALRMNSGALNRHHVTVVKEYAQVPQIMADKHRLLLIMVNLISNAKYAMSSLSDRPRQMTLSIQTVENDILQISVKDEGEGIPAENMARIFTHGFTTRKEGHGFGLHSCALAAIEMNGRLTAHSDGPGKGALFTLQIPLNDAAGPV, from the coding sequence ATGAGACTCTCGCGCCACAACGTCGTCCAACTGCTGCTGGGCACCGTGACCCTGCTGCTGGCCTCAGTCCTGGTGTTCCTGTACATCAAGTCGACCGCCGACCAGACCAGCCGCTACACCGAATCCCGCGACCTGATCCGCCAGATGCAGCAGCTCAACGCGCAGTGGGACAGTGAAGTGCTCAAGGCCCGAATCGCCCTGACCCACAACTACGATCCCCTGGTCACGCCGCTGACAGAGATCACCCGACTCTGGGAGCAACTGCGCCAGCATGAGTCGTATCACGCACCGAAAGACCAACCGATCTGGCAAGCCCGCCTCGACGCTGGCGAAGCGGCGATCCAGGACAAAGCGCGGCTGATCGACCAGTTCAAGTCCCATAACGCAGTGCTGCGCAACTCCCTGGCGTTCCTGCCGACCGCCGAAGACGATATCCAGGCCGAGTTCTCCCGGCTCGATGACGAGCAGCGGCTGTCACTGCAGAGCGTGGCCACCGACACCTATGACTTGTTGCTCAGCAGCATGGAGTTCGCCCAGGTCGCCAGCGACGAACGCGCGGCCGAGATCCTGCTGGGCCTGAATCTGCTGGCGGTGAACAAAGACCGCTTGCCGGCCGACTTCCATCTGCCGGTGGACATTCTCAGCAACCACATCGCGCTGATCCTGCGCGAACAGCCGCTGGTCAACGCCCTGCTGGAACGCATCGCCACGGTTCCCGTGGCCGAGCGCCTGGACGACTTGACCACCCATCTCAACGAGGATCAGCAGACCTCCGACCTGGTCGACCAGAAGTACCACAACTACTTGCTGGTGTTCTCCACCCTGCTGGTGGCGTTGCTGCTGTACCTGGCCATCCGGCTGTTGCGCAGTTTCGCCGAAATCAACCGGGTCAACCGCGCCCTGCACAGCGCCAACGCCAGCCTGGAACAGCGGGTCGAAGAACGCACCCGCCAGCTCAAGAATGCGCAAAGCGAACTGCTCGACAGCGCCCGCCAGGCCGGCATGGCGGAAATCGCGACCAATGTGCTGCACAACGTGGGTAACGTGCTCAACAGCGTGAACATCTCCGCCGACCTGGTCGCACGCAAGCTGCGCACCAGCAAGGCCCAGGGATTGGGCAAGGCCATGCAGTTGATCAACGCGCACCCCGATGACCTGGGCACTTACCTGCGCGAAGACGAAAAAGGCAAACTGCTGCCCGACTACCTCAACCAACTGGTGGAAGCCATTGCCGTCGAGCAACAGGGCCTGACCGACGAGTTGGCCCAATTGAGCAAAAGCGTCGACCACATCAAGGACATCGTCTCCACCCAGCAATCCTACGCCGGGGTTTCCAGCGTGCTGGAGCCGGTGCAGATCAGCGCCCTGATGGAAGACGCGCTGCGCATGAATTCCGGCGCGCTGAACCGCCACCATGTGACGGTGGTCAAGGAATACGCGCAGGTGCCGCAGATAATGGCCGATAAACACCGGCTGCTGCTGATCATGGTCAACCTGATCAGCAACGCCAAGTACGCCATGTCCAGCCTGAGCGACCGACCTCGGCAGATGACGTTGTCGATCCAGACGGTCGAGAACGACATCCTGCAAATCAGCGTCAAAGACGAAGGTGAAGGCATTCCCGCCGAAAACATGGCGCGGATCTTCACCCACGGATTCACCACCCGCAAGGAAGGCCATGGCTTCGGTCTGCACAGCTGCGCCCTGGCGGCCATTGAAATGAATGGCCGGCTGACCGCCCACAGCGACGGGCCGGGCAAAGGCGCGCTGTTCACCTTGCAAATCCCCCTCAACGATGCAGCAGGTCCTGTATGA
- a CDS encoding glycosyltransferase family 39 protein gives MVNASKPAWIFSCGVLAVLMLATAMRFYGLSEPYLWFDEAFSILLSRHAPEQIFSITARDIHPPLYYVFLHYWIEWWGDSKFAVRSMSVVFGVGNVALIIWLTRLASNRNTALLAGTLVALLPLALRYSQEARMYVLAAFFLLSATLALFYWVKAPNRRRYLVIYTLLISASFYTHYISFACVLSHWLYLLLLGQRQEGQPHYLMRPSWWLANVFVVVLYAPWLYSILDLVTHFDTFLGEGGLAWIAPPSLNRLPLIFWVTLTARTGKDEYWLFYILLPAVLFLMALRVAYRDQHPGLFKMGLVIYTMLPLFVLFLISLIKPIFVERYLFFALTCLPILVALIVDSLRRRVWKFFVVLSVIALQLNGAAVIYEREEEYYGNRQNSRFAIEPLSDEIARRSRPGDYIVVEGSYWFLALVYYNQTTTQPQVYYPGAPTYHASGYGSSALFSPYTDQVYLRSLRVLPDGGCRIWWVVSTDTKTIIPTRWKELFQRPFGIVSLHLLVTPPSADGAACPPAPQIRDPALGKVPLRE, from the coding sequence ATGGTTAATGCATCGAAACCGGCGTGGATATTTTCTTGTGGGGTATTGGCCGTTCTGATGCTCGCCACTGCGATGCGTTTTTATGGATTGAGCGAGCCTTATTTATGGTTTGACGAGGCATTTAGTATTCTTTTAAGTCGACATGCCCCCGAGCAGATTTTTTCTATCACCGCGCGGGATATTCACCCGCCGCTTTATTATGTTTTTTTGCACTACTGGATCGAGTGGTGGGGCGATAGCAAATTTGCCGTTCGCTCGATGAGTGTGGTGTTTGGCGTGGGGAACGTCGCGCTGATCATTTGGCTGACCCGACTGGCCTCCAATCGAAATACGGCACTTTTGGCCGGAACCCTTGTTGCACTATTGCCGCTGGCACTGCGCTACAGCCAGGAAGCGCGGATGTATGTGTTGGCTGCATTTTTCTTATTGAGTGCAACCCTTGCTCTGTTTTATTGGGTGAAAGCGCCCAATCGGCGCAGGTATTTGGTGATCTATACGCTGTTGATAAGCGCCAGCTTTTATACCCATTACATTTCGTTTGCCTGTGTGTTGTCTCATTGGCTTTATCTGCTGTTACTCGGGCAGCGTCAGGAGGGGCAGCCCCATTATCTGATGCGCCCGTCGTGGTGGTTGGCAAATGTATTCGTGGTTGTTCTTTATGCGCCGTGGTTGTACTCAATTTTGGATCTAGTGACCCATTTCGACACCTTCCTCGGTGAAGGCGGTCTGGCCTGGATTGCACCTCCCAGTCTGAATAGACTGCCATTGATCTTCTGGGTAACGCTGACAGCACGTACCGGTAAAGATGAATACTGGCTATTTTATATTCTGCTCCCGGCAGTGCTTTTTCTGATGGCGCTTCGCGTGGCCTACCGTGATCAGCATCCTGGCCTTTTTAAAATGGGCTTGGTGATTTATACAATGTTGCCTTTATTCGTATTGTTTTTGATCTCGTTGATCAAACCGATATTTGTCGAGCGTTATTTGTTTTTTGCACTGACCTGCCTGCCTATCCTCGTTGCGTTGATCGTGGATAGCCTTCGACGGCGAGTCTGGAAATTTTTCGTTGTTTTAAGCGTGATAGCACTGCAGTTAAATGGGGCTGCGGTGATTTATGAGAGAGAAGAGGAATACTACGGTAATCGCCAGAATTCTCGATTTGCAATCGAGCCACTGTCCGACGAAATAGCCAGGCGTTCACGGCCAGGCGATTACATTGTGGTGGAGGGCTCCTATTGGTTCCTTGCCCTTGTTTACTACAATCAAACCACCACTCAGCCACAGGTTTATTACCCGGGAGCGCCGACTTACCACGCATCGGGTTATGGCTCATCGGCGCTGTTTTCTCCTTATACGGATCAGGTGTACCTGCGCAGTCTGAGGGTTTTGCCTGACGGCGGCTGCCGGATCTGGTGGGTCGTTTCGACAGATACCAAGACGATCATTCCTACGCGCTGGAAAGAACTGTTTCAGCGCCCGTTTGGGATCGTCTCATTGCATCTGCTTGTCACGCCGCCGAGTGCCGACGGCGCTGCCTGTCCTCCTGCGCCACAGATCCGTGATCCTGCCTTGGGAAAGGTGCCCTTACGCGAGTAA